The proteins below come from a single Clarias gariepinus isolate MV-2021 ecotype Netherlands chromosome 17, CGAR_prim_01v2, whole genome shotgun sequence genomic window:
- the kdm6bb gene encoding lysine (K)-specific demethylase 6B, b isoform X2 — MYHTEHQYSDRYPWDSFPSGGSSRASWAPSSSRHLPPSSRGSGGGYQSDLSHASGRNYYKAYNNRPLEFSRHRIHDHSPRERGPNIRDRVTSWSWGLNQHQNADRAALNGYGSGCGGRVPNNQPPRYGGPHQQHRTPTADRWSPVASSRSFQSPSLKRPGPRNTSPSRDDCPSKRNKSISSHEALPSKNKHPLPMNPHPLSHLPRTASPPYRSDGQWSQSNKRQSALRFQESSQSNSKDHLHRIHPEFSSTLGGPGQDFHSSKSLKPGHLHSHGHQIHEHLGPHGTKGDWEHSVPPSPANLTRVPYSPQHQPPAGSHRHPVPHASRGSPTTAWKDKQSSDTGRSGLGFEERQQLQGPKEGGRHYITAKHTQIHCSPESRSRSTTCGRASLSPSPEPGFSSQRLEGKKIRVSKHRAPSTHTKPSYSNHGAQDSPIHQLETDMLKHAETKKRHRERERRQDRKGEEGADERKARILRKLEAKKKKRERQEKRSRRERKGSHRKGETGVHSDRKTKDERKRAKKAEKNGNKKEEKDNLRRELSPQIPSCDSLSKSTDSATFESPQLAAFSDTSLCIQKYTKHEEDKESKCDSDSSKTSGFISPSTPPLANQMQCQSEEIANDIISKNDNSLPSSEPTSPNTSSFQTQVKQLDQDDITSEPSASSELELPMLNSFSGFQKRFPQPEEKNQHAPDLLPAHTNSTEDPLRLDPSASPPVLSWQGSPVLDLSEEEEDEAGVNVAGVIRRPVLQPSPTHLSPIQESKEIWKQPGHPLGLDYHPSDLAKLYGIIEPLKAEGEDDDEEEVEEEEDNEPVSEQQDSSTRTSQGLHLHDTDVTLTSDSHKYTYRGGPFGRPPPHTMVGVKYSSSLLSGPEIHSPEQHSPPSTPPRAASQVGMLLTSLSPFISTSDLSKPDNNMQANEETKEDRADQKEGDDITEAVDLLTDTICTSLVKADEVKVVPCTLSPASLQAKLAHSCEVLLNQTSNTLLSSDVDTEKEKSKTKLERKKKKKHGQSRDRKRMHQKKQETKPGSSSITEESSIREGRRHEKQKRNTTSEKHNCSTSSEAAKQLTKGRKKQEVAERKPTEPEKEQRKGVKERAKAKEKNKDKDVGMTKPTFSSRSGSSKAPAVRIMSSVPLKELKIQLVKLKISGRQMFLASEFNQERISLKEISINNSAAEIIRACKDAKLKGRFRESYLLPSLSVKPVLNPETPIPREKLNPPTPSIYLESKRDAFSPVLLQFCTDPKNPVTVIRGLAGSLRLNLGLFSTKSLVEANADHAVEVRTQVQQPADENWNTTGSAQTWPCESSRSHTTISKYAQYQASSFQESLQEEKDSEDEDEGERKTESKSETPSISPSCTQSSEQKSIGRIIKFGTNIDLSDPKRWKAQLQELLKLPVFMRVSSTENMLSHVGHTILGMNTVQLYMKVPGSRTPGHQENNNFCSVNINIGPGDCEWFAVHDNYWEAISRFCDKNGVDYLTGAWWPVLEDLYRSNIPVYRFIQRPGDLVWINAGTVHWVQAVGWCNNIAWNVGPLNSYQYQLALERFEWNEVKKVKSIVPMIHVSWNIARTIKITDPNTYKMIRHCLLQSIKHVQILREQLIAEGKKICYQSRVKDEPAYYCNECDVEVFNLLFVTSEGSSRKMYVVHCEDCARRRNSTLSGTVVLEQYRAEELMNTYDNFVLASLPCSK; from the exons ATGTATCACACAGAGCACCAGTATTCTGACCGGTACCCGTGGGACTCCTTCCCCTCTGGCGGTTCCAGCAGGGCTTCATGGGCTCCCAGCTCCAGCCGCCATTTGCCCCCTTCATCCAG GGGCAGTGGTGGAGGGTACCAGTCAGACTTGAGCCATGCGTCAGGAAGAAACTATTACAAAGCATATAACAATAG ACCTCTGGAGTTTAGCAGACACAGAATCCATGATCATTCCCCCAGGGAGAGAGGACCAAATATTAGAGATCGGGTCACATCATGGTCTTGGGGTTTGAATCAGCACCAGAACGCTGACCGGGCTGCTTTGAATGGATATGGCTCAGGATGTGGAGGACGTGTTCCCAATAATCAGCCTCCACGG TATGGAGGCCCCCACCAGCAGCACCGGACACCAACAGCAGACAGATGGAGTCCAGTGGCCTCGTCCAGATCCTTTCAAAGTCCCTCACTTAAACGTCCAGGTCCCCGAAACACCTCACCCTCAAGAGATGACTGTCCCAGCAAGAGAAATAAAAGCATCAGCTCACACGAG GCTCTTCCCTCGAAAAATAAGCACCCTCTGCCAATGAACCCCCATCCCTTGTCTCATCTCCCTCGTACTGCTAGCCCTCCATACCGCAGTGACGGCCAATGGAGTCAGTCAAATAAGAGACAGTCTGCTTTAAGGTTTCAG gAGTCGAGTCAGTCCAACAGCAAAGATCACCTCCACAGGATCCATCCAGAGTTCTCATCTACCCTTGGTGGCCCTGGCCAAGATTTCCACAGCTCAAAGTCCCTGAAACCTGGTCACCTCCACTCTCATGGCCACCAAATCCACGAGCATCTGGGACCCCATGGAACCAAAGGGGACTGGGAGCATTCTGTTCCGCCCTCACCAGCAAACCTCACCAGAGTGCCTTATAGCCCCCAGCACCAGCCTCCAGCGGGCTCACACAGGCACCCAGTACCTCATGCCAGCCGTGGTTCTCCCACAACAGCCTGGAAGGACAAGCAGAGCAGT GACACTGGGCGCTCTGGTCTAGGGTTTGAAGAGCGGCAGCAACTGCAAGGGCCAAAAGAGGGAGGGCGGCATTATATCAccgcaaaacacacacagatccatTGCAGCCCTGAAAGCAGAAGCAGAAGCACCACCTGCGGGAGAGCAAGCCTGTCCCCTAGCCCTGAACCTGGGTTCAGCTCTCAGAGgttagaggggaaaaaaatcagggtTTCTAAACATCGAGCTCCATCGACTCACACTAAGCCCAGCTACTCTAACCATGGTGCTCAGGATAGCCCAATCCATCAGCTGGAAACAGACATGTTAAAACATGCCGAAACCAAGAAGAGACacagagagcgagaaagaaGACAAGACAGGAAAGGGGAGGAGGGGGCAGATGAACGAAAGGCAAGGATACTAAGAAAGCTAGaggcaaagaaaaagaaaagggaaaggCAAGAGAAAAGGAGCCGCCGGGAAAGGAAAGGAAGCCATAGAAAAGGAGAGACAGGGGTACACTCtgatagaaaaacaaaagatgAGAGGAAACGAGCaaagaaagcagaaaaaaatggcaaCAAGAAAGAGGAGAAAGACAATTTAAGACGAGAATTGTCTCCCCAGATTCCTTCTTGTGATTCactgagtaaaagtacagactCAGCCACCTTTGAGTCTCCTCAGCTGGCAGCTTTTTCAGACACATCACTGTGTATTCAGAAATACACAAAACACGAGGAAGACAAAGAGTCCAAATGTGACTCTGACTCTTCAAAAACCTCAGGGTTCATTTCGCCCTCCACCCCCCCTCTAGCAAATCAGATGCAATGTCAGTCAGAAGAGATTGCCAATGACATAATTTCAAAAAATGACAACAGCCTGCCATCTTCTGAGCCTACAAGTCCAAACACCAGCAGTTTTCAGACTCAAGTCAAGCAGCTTGACCAGGACGACATTACCTCTGAACCTTCTGCTAGCAGTGAGCTGGAGTTGCCCATGTTAAATAGCTTCAGTGGTTTTCAGAAAAGATTTCCTCAGCCTGAGGAGAAGAACCAACATGCGCCAGATTTGCTACCTGCACACACCAATTCTACAGAGGACCCTCTAAGACTGGATCCCTCAGCAAGTCCTCCGGTACTGAGCTGGCAGGGCTCACCTGTTTTAGATCTCAGTGAAGAAGAGGAGGATGAAGCAGGGGTCAATGTTGCTGGAGTGATTAGGAGACCAGTTCTCCAGCCAAGCCCTACTCATCTTTCTCCAATCCAAGAATCAAAGGAAATCTGGAAACAACCAGGTCATCCCTTAGGACTGGACTACCACCCTAGTGACCTGGCCAAACTATATGGCATTATTGAGCCTTTGAAAGCTGAgggtgaagatgatgatgaagaagaagtggaagaagaagaagacaatgAACCTGTGTCAGAGCAGCAGGACAGTAGCACAAGAACCTCTCAGGGACTGCATCTGCATGACACTGATGTTACCTTGACCTCAGACAGCCATAAGTACACCTACAGGGGTGGCCCCTTTGGTCGGCCACCTCCCCATACAATGGTTGGGGTCAAGTACTCTTCTTCACTTTTATCGGGACCAGAGATACACTCTCCAGAACAGCACAGTCCACCCTCCACACCCCCAAGAGCTGCGTCTCAAGTTGGCATGCTTTTGACCAGCCTTTCCCCTTTCATATCTACCTCAGATCTTTCAAAGCCTGACAACAACATGCAGGCAAATGAAGAGACAAAAGAAGACAGAGCTGACCaaaaggagggtgatgacaTAACCGAAGCTGTAGATTTGTTAACAGACACAATCTGTACTTCCTTGGTAAAGGCGGATGAGGTCAAGGTTGTGCCCTGCACCTTGTCACCTGCTAGCTTGCAGGCTAAACTTGCACATAGCTGTGAGGTGCTACTGAACCAGACCTCTAATACCCTCCTTTCATCTGATGTGGACACTGAGAAGGAAAAATCAAAAACTAAGCtggagaggaagaagaaaaagaagcatgGACAAAGTAGGGACAGAAAGAGAATGCATCAGAAGAAGCAGGAAACGAAACCTGGCAGCAGCAGTATAACAGAAGAGTCAAGTATTAGAGAGGGAAGACGGCATGAAAAGCAGAAAAGAAACACCACGAGTGAGAAACATAATTGCTCGACTAGCAGTGAAGCCGCTAAACAACTTACCAAGGGCCGCAAGAAACAAGAAGTAGCTGAGAGGAAACCAACAGAGCCTGAGAAGGAGCAAAGAAAAGGGGTTAAAGAGAGAGCCAAAGCTAAAGAGAAAAACAAGGATAAAGATGTAGGAATGACAAAACCAACCTTCTCCAGCAGAAGTGGCTCCAGTAAAGCTCCAGCTGTTCGGATTATGTCCTCTGTGCCCCTGAAGGAGCTAAAGATTCAGTTGGTAAAGCTCAAGATCAGTGGGAGGCAGATGTTCCTGGCCTCTGAGTTTAATCAGGAGAGAATCTCACTGAAGGAGATTAGCATCAACAACAGTGCAGCGGAGATCATTAGAGCCTGCAA AGATGCGAAGCTGAAGGGTCGTTTTCGTGAGTCTTATCTGCTTCCTTCTTTGTCTGTGAAGCCTGTGCTGAACCCAGAGACTCCAATTCCAAGAGAGAAACTCAACCCACCCACGCCAAGCATCTAT CTCGAGAGTAAGAGGGATGCATTTTCCCCGGTGTTGCTCCAATTCTGCACAGATCCCAAAAACCCGGTTACTGTTATCCGAGGTCTTGCAGGATCACTCCGACTca ATTTGGGTTTGTTCTCCACTAAGTCCCTGGTGGAGGCGAACGCCGATCACGCGGTGGAGGTGAGGACTCAGGTGCAGCAGCCGGCTGATGAGAACTGGAACACGACAGGCTCAGCTCAGACGTGGCCGTGTGAGAGCAGCAGATCTCACACCACCATCTCCAAGTACGCTCAGTACCAAGCCTCCAGCTTCCAAGAGAGCTTACAG GAAGAGAAGGACAGCGAGGATGAAGatgaaggagaaagaaaaactgaatCCAAATCAGAGACTCCATCCATTAGCCCTTCCTGCACACAGAG CTCAGAGCAGAAGTCCATCGGCAGGATCATCAAGTTTGGTACCAACATCGATCTGTCTGACCCGAAGag gtggaaGGCACAGCTGCAGGAGTTGTTGAAGTTGCCTGTGTTCATGCGCGTCTCCTCCACGGAGAACATGCTGAGCCACGTCGGACACACCATCCTCGGCATGAACACCGTCCAGCTGTACATGAAGGTTCCAGGCAGCCGCACACCag GACACCAGGAGAACAACAACTTCTGCTCGGTGAACATTAACATTGGCCCCGGAGACTGTGAGTGGTTCGCTGTACATGATAATTACTGGGAGGCCATCAGCCGCTTCTGTGACAA AAATGGTGTGGATTATCTGACGGGTGCATGGTGGCCGGTTTTGGAGGATCTCTATCGCTCCAACATCCCCGTGTACCGCTTCATCCAGCGTCCTGGGGATTTAGTGTGGATTAATGCCGGAACGGTGCACTGGGTCCAGGCCGTCGGCTGGTGCAACAACATCGCCTGGAACGTCGGGCCGCTAAACT cttATCAGTATCAGCTGGCACTGGAGCGCTTTGAGTGGAACGAGGTCAAAAAGGTCAAATCGATCGTCCCCATGATTCACGTCTCCTGGAACATCGCCCGTACGATTAAGATCACCGACCCAAACACTTACAAAATGATCAG ACATTGCCTCCTGCAATCCATAAAACACGTCCAGATCCTGAGAGAGCAGCTCATAGCAGAAGGAAAGAAGATCTGCTACCAGAGCCGAGTGAAGGACGAGCCGGCCTACTACTGCAACGAGTGTGAT GTGGAGGTGTTTAACCTGCTGTTCGTCACCAGCGAGGGCAGCAGTAGGAAGATGTACGTGGTGCACTGTGAGGATTGCGCTCGTCGGAGGAACTCCACCCTCAGCGGCACCGTGGTGCTCGAACAGTACAGAGCGGAGGAACTGATGAACACCTATGACAACTTTGTCTtg gCTTCTCTGCCGTGTTCGAAATGA
- the kdm6bb gene encoding lysine (K)-specific demethylase 6B, b isoform X1: protein MYHTEHQYSDRYPWDSFPSGGSSRASWAPSSSRHLPPSSRGSGGGYQSDLSHASGRNYYKAYNNRPLEFSRHRIHDHSPRERGPNIRDRVTSWSWGLNQHQNADRAALNGYGSGCGGRVPNNQPPRYGGPHQQHRTPTADRWSPVASSRSFQSPSLKRPGPRNTSPSRDDCPSKRNKSISSHEALPSKNKHPLPMNPHPLSHLPRTASPPYRSDGQWSQSNKRQSALRFQESSQSNSKDHLHRIHPEFSSTLGGPGQDFHSSKSLKPGHLHSHGHQIHEHLGPHGTKGDWEHSVPPSPANLTRVPYSPQHQPPAGSHRHPVPHASRGSPTTAWKDKQSSDTGRSGLGFEERQQLQGPKEGGRHYITAKHTQIHCSPESRSRSTTCGRASLSPSPEPGFSSQRLEGKKIRVSKHRAPSTHTKPSYSNHGAQDSPIHQLETDMLKHAETKKRHRERERRQDRKGEEGADERKARILRKLEAKKKKRERQEKRSRRERKGSHRKGETGVHSDRKTKDERKRAKKAEKNGNKKEEKDNLRRELSPQIPSCDSLSKSTDSATFESPQLAAFSDTSLCIQKYTKHEEDKESKCDSDSSKTSGFISPSTPPLANQMQCQSEEIANDIISKNDNSLPSSEPTSPNTSSFQTQVKQLDQDDITSEPSASSELELPMLNSFSGFQKRFPQPEEKNQHAPDLLPAHTNSTEDPLRLDPSASPPVLSWQGSPVLDLSEEEEDEAGVNVAGVIRRPVLQPSPTHLSPIQESKEIWKQPGHPLGLDYHPSDLAKLYGIIEPLKAEGEDDDEEEVEEEEDNEPVSEQQDSSTRTSQGLHLHDTDVTLTSDSHKYTYRGGPFGRPPPHTMVGVKYSSSLLSGPEIHSPEQHSPPSTPPRAASQVGMLLTSLSPFISTSDLSKPDNNMQANEETKEDRADQKEGDDITEAVDLLTDTICTSLVKADEVKVVPCTLSPASLQAKLAHSCEVLLNQTSNTLLSSDVDTEKEKSKTKLERKKKKKHGQSRDRKRMHQKKQETKPGSSSITEESSIREGRRHEKQKRNTTSEKHNCSTSSEAAKQLTKGRKKQEVAERKPTEPEKEQRKGVKERAKAKEKNKDKDVGMTKPTFSSRSGSSKAPAVRIMSSVPLKELKIQLVKLKISGRQMFLASEFNQERISLKEISINNSAAEIIRACKDAKLKGRFRESYLLPSLSVKPVLNPETPIPREKLNPPTPSIYLESKRDAFSPVLLQFCTDPKNPVTVIRGLAGSLRLNLGLFSTKSLVEANADHAVEVRTQVQQPADENWNTTGSAQTWPCESSRSHTTISKYAQYQASSFQESLQEEKDSEDEDEGERKTESKSETPSISPSCTQSSEQKSIGRIIKFGTNIDLSDPKRWKAQLQELLKLPVFMRVSSTENMLSHVGHTILGMNTVQLYMKVPGSRTPGHQENNNFCSVNINIGPGDCEWFAVHDNYWEAISRFCDKNGVDYLTGAWWPVLEDLYRSNIPVYRFIQRPGDLVWINAGTVHWVQAVGWCNNIAWNVGPLNSYQYQLALERFEWNEVKKVKSIVPMIHVSWNIARTIKITDPNTYKMIRHCLLQSIKHVQILREQLIAEGKKICYQSRVKDEPAYYCNECDVEVFNLLFVTSEGSSRKMYVVHCEDCARRRNSTLSGTVVLEQYRAEELMNTYDNFVLVRHTHTTHDMKSSALCFYVKSNVQDLQMSLGHQCKNFLPLFLSAMCL, encoded by the exons ATGTATCACACAGAGCACCAGTATTCTGACCGGTACCCGTGGGACTCCTTCCCCTCTGGCGGTTCCAGCAGGGCTTCATGGGCTCCCAGCTCCAGCCGCCATTTGCCCCCTTCATCCAG GGGCAGTGGTGGAGGGTACCAGTCAGACTTGAGCCATGCGTCAGGAAGAAACTATTACAAAGCATATAACAATAG ACCTCTGGAGTTTAGCAGACACAGAATCCATGATCATTCCCCCAGGGAGAGAGGACCAAATATTAGAGATCGGGTCACATCATGGTCTTGGGGTTTGAATCAGCACCAGAACGCTGACCGGGCTGCTTTGAATGGATATGGCTCAGGATGTGGAGGACGTGTTCCCAATAATCAGCCTCCACGG TATGGAGGCCCCCACCAGCAGCACCGGACACCAACAGCAGACAGATGGAGTCCAGTGGCCTCGTCCAGATCCTTTCAAAGTCCCTCACTTAAACGTCCAGGTCCCCGAAACACCTCACCCTCAAGAGATGACTGTCCCAGCAAGAGAAATAAAAGCATCAGCTCACACGAG GCTCTTCCCTCGAAAAATAAGCACCCTCTGCCAATGAACCCCCATCCCTTGTCTCATCTCCCTCGTACTGCTAGCCCTCCATACCGCAGTGACGGCCAATGGAGTCAGTCAAATAAGAGACAGTCTGCTTTAAGGTTTCAG gAGTCGAGTCAGTCCAACAGCAAAGATCACCTCCACAGGATCCATCCAGAGTTCTCATCTACCCTTGGTGGCCCTGGCCAAGATTTCCACAGCTCAAAGTCCCTGAAACCTGGTCACCTCCACTCTCATGGCCACCAAATCCACGAGCATCTGGGACCCCATGGAACCAAAGGGGACTGGGAGCATTCTGTTCCGCCCTCACCAGCAAACCTCACCAGAGTGCCTTATAGCCCCCAGCACCAGCCTCCAGCGGGCTCACACAGGCACCCAGTACCTCATGCCAGCCGTGGTTCTCCCACAACAGCCTGGAAGGACAAGCAGAGCAGT GACACTGGGCGCTCTGGTCTAGGGTTTGAAGAGCGGCAGCAACTGCAAGGGCCAAAAGAGGGAGGGCGGCATTATATCAccgcaaaacacacacagatccatTGCAGCCCTGAAAGCAGAAGCAGAAGCACCACCTGCGGGAGAGCAAGCCTGTCCCCTAGCCCTGAACCTGGGTTCAGCTCTCAGAGgttagaggggaaaaaaatcagggtTTCTAAACATCGAGCTCCATCGACTCACACTAAGCCCAGCTACTCTAACCATGGTGCTCAGGATAGCCCAATCCATCAGCTGGAAACAGACATGTTAAAACATGCCGAAACCAAGAAGAGACacagagagcgagaaagaaGACAAGACAGGAAAGGGGAGGAGGGGGCAGATGAACGAAAGGCAAGGATACTAAGAAAGCTAGaggcaaagaaaaagaaaagggaaaggCAAGAGAAAAGGAGCCGCCGGGAAAGGAAAGGAAGCCATAGAAAAGGAGAGACAGGGGTACACTCtgatagaaaaacaaaagatgAGAGGAAACGAGCaaagaaagcagaaaaaaatggcaaCAAGAAAGAGGAGAAAGACAATTTAAGACGAGAATTGTCTCCCCAGATTCCTTCTTGTGATTCactgagtaaaagtacagactCAGCCACCTTTGAGTCTCCTCAGCTGGCAGCTTTTTCAGACACATCACTGTGTATTCAGAAATACACAAAACACGAGGAAGACAAAGAGTCCAAATGTGACTCTGACTCTTCAAAAACCTCAGGGTTCATTTCGCCCTCCACCCCCCCTCTAGCAAATCAGATGCAATGTCAGTCAGAAGAGATTGCCAATGACATAATTTCAAAAAATGACAACAGCCTGCCATCTTCTGAGCCTACAAGTCCAAACACCAGCAGTTTTCAGACTCAAGTCAAGCAGCTTGACCAGGACGACATTACCTCTGAACCTTCTGCTAGCAGTGAGCTGGAGTTGCCCATGTTAAATAGCTTCAGTGGTTTTCAGAAAAGATTTCCTCAGCCTGAGGAGAAGAACCAACATGCGCCAGATTTGCTACCTGCACACACCAATTCTACAGAGGACCCTCTAAGACTGGATCCCTCAGCAAGTCCTCCGGTACTGAGCTGGCAGGGCTCACCTGTTTTAGATCTCAGTGAAGAAGAGGAGGATGAAGCAGGGGTCAATGTTGCTGGAGTGATTAGGAGACCAGTTCTCCAGCCAAGCCCTACTCATCTTTCTCCAATCCAAGAATCAAAGGAAATCTGGAAACAACCAGGTCATCCCTTAGGACTGGACTACCACCCTAGTGACCTGGCCAAACTATATGGCATTATTGAGCCTTTGAAAGCTGAgggtgaagatgatgatgaagaagaagtggaagaagaagaagacaatgAACCTGTGTCAGAGCAGCAGGACAGTAGCACAAGAACCTCTCAGGGACTGCATCTGCATGACACTGATGTTACCTTGACCTCAGACAGCCATAAGTACACCTACAGGGGTGGCCCCTTTGGTCGGCCACCTCCCCATACAATGGTTGGGGTCAAGTACTCTTCTTCACTTTTATCGGGACCAGAGATACACTCTCCAGAACAGCACAGTCCACCCTCCACACCCCCAAGAGCTGCGTCTCAAGTTGGCATGCTTTTGACCAGCCTTTCCCCTTTCATATCTACCTCAGATCTTTCAAAGCCTGACAACAACATGCAGGCAAATGAAGAGACAAAAGAAGACAGAGCTGACCaaaaggagggtgatgacaTAACCGAAGCTGTAGATTTGTTAACAGACACAATCTGTACTTCCTTGGTAAAGGCGGATGAGGTCAAGGTTGTGCCCTGCACCTTGTCACCTGCTAGCTTGCAGGCTAAACTTGCACATAGCTGTGAGGTGCTACTGAACCAGACCTCTAATACCCTCCTTTCATCTGATGTGGACACTGAGAAGGAAAAATCAAAAACTAAGCtggagaggaagaagaaaaagaagcatgGACAAAGTAGGGACAGAAAGAGAATGCATCAGAAGAAGCAGGAAACGAAACCTGGCAGCAGCAGTATAACAGAAGAGTCAAGTATTAGAGAGGGAAGACGGCATGAAAAGCAGAAAAGAAACACCACGAGTGAGAAACATAATTGCTCGACTAGCAGTGAAGCCGCTAAACAACTTACCAAGGGCCGCAAGAAACAAGAAGTAGCTGAGAGGAAACCAACAGAGCCTGAGAAGGAGCAAAGAAAAGGGGTTAAAGAGAGAGCCAAAGCTAAAGAGAAAAACAAGGATAAAGATGTAGGAATGACAAAACCAACCTTCTCCAGCAGAAGTGGCTCCAGTAAAGCTCCAGCTGTTCGGATTATGTCCTCTGTGCCCCTGAAGGAGCTAAAGATTCAGTTGGTAAAGCTCAAGATCAGTGGGAGGCAGATGTTCCTGGCCTCTGAGTTTAATCAGGAGAGAATCTCACTGAAGGAGATTAGCATCAACAACAGTGCAGCGGAGATCATTAGAGCCTGCAA AGATGCGAAGCTGAAGGGTCGTTTTCGTGAGTCTTATCTGCTTCCTTCTTTGTCTGTGAAGCCTGTGCTGAACCCAGAGACTCCAATTCCAAGAGAGAAACTCAACCCACCCACGCCAAGCATCTAT CTCGAGAGTAAGAGGGATGCATTTTCCCCGGTGTTGCTCCAATTCTGCACAGATCCCAAAAACCCGGTTACTGTTATCCGAGGTCTTGCAGGATCACTCCGACTca ATTTGGGTTTGTTCTCCACTAAGTCCCTGGTGGAGGCGAACGCCGATCACGCGGTGGAGGTGAGGACTCAGGTGCAGCAGCCGGCTGATGAGAACTGGAACACGACAGGCTCAGCTCAGACGTGGCCGTGTGAGAGCAGCAGATCTCACACCACCATCTCCAAGTACGCTCAGTACCAAGCCTCCAGCTTCCAAGAGAGCTTACAG GAAGAGAAGGACAGCGAGGATGAAGatgaaggagaaagaaaaactgaatCCAAATCAGAGACTCCATCCATTAGCCCTTCCTGCACACAGAG CTCAGAGCAGAAGTCCATCGGCAGGATCATCAAGTTTGGTACCAACATCGATCTGTCTGACCCGAAGag gtggaaGGCACAGCTGCAGGAGTTGTTGAAGTTGCCTGTGTTCATGCGCGTCTCCTCCACGGAGAACATGCTGAGCCACGTCGGACACACCATCCTCGGCATGAACACCGTCCAGCTGTACATGAAGGTTCCAGGCAGCCGCACACCag GACACCAGGAGAACAACAACTTCTGCTCGGTGAACATTAACATTGGCCCCGGAGACTGTGAGTGGTTCGCTGTACATGATAATTACTGGGAGGCCATCAGCCGCTTCTGTGACAA AAATGGTGTGGATTATCTGACGGGTGCATGGTGGCCGGTTTTGGAGGATCTCTATCGCTCCAACATCCCCGTGTACCGCTTCATCCAGCGTCCTGGGGATTTAGTGTGGATTAATGCCGGAACGGTGCACTGGGTCCAGGCCGTCGGCTGGTGCAACAACATCGCCTGGAACGTCGGGCCGCTAAACT cttATCAGTATCAGCTGGCACTGGAGCGCTTTGAGTGGAACGAGGTCAAAAAGGTCAAATCGATCGTCCCCATGATTCACGTCTCCTGGAACATCGCCCGTACGATTAAGATCACCGACCCAAACACTTACAAAATGATCAG ACATTGCCTCCTGCAATCCATAAAACACGTCCAGATCCTGAGAGAGCAGCTCATAGCAGAAGGAAAGAAGATCTGCTACCAGAGCCGAGTGAAGGACGAGCCGGCCTACTACTGCAACGAGTGTGAT GTGGAGGTGTTTAACCTGCTGTTCGTCACCAGCGAGGGCAGCAGTAGGAAGATGTACGTGGTGCACTGTGAGGATTGCGCTCGTCGGAGGAACTCCACCCTCAGCGGCACCGTGGTGCTCGAACAGTACAGAGCGGAGGAACTGATGAACACCTATGACAACTTTGTCTtggtcagacacacacacacgacacatgACATGAAAAGCAGTGCATTATGTTTTTACGTTAAAAGCAATGTACAGGATTTACAAATGTCATTAGGACATCAGTGCAAAAACTTTTTACCCCTTTTTCTAAGTGCGATGTgcttataa